In the Loxodonta africana isolate mLoxAfr1 chromosome 1, mLoxAfr1.hap2, whole genome shotgun sequence genome, one interval contains:
- the LOC100673723 gene encoding trace amine-associated receptor 6-like, which yields IPKGTTSPSVNSSTLSSSTSPPAPEQLRYENMSGSCVKSPYLPGPRMVLYTVFGCGAVLAVFGNLPVMISVLYFKQLHSSTNFLITSLECADFLVGVTVMPFSMIRSVVSCWYFEDTFCTFYMCCDVAFCYSSLFHLCFISMDRYIAVTDPLVYPTKFTVSVSGICIGLSWILPIVYSGAVFYTGVNDDGLEELVSAFSCIGGCQIAVNQGWVLVDFLLFFIPTLVMIILYSKIFLVARKQAKKIENCNSKAESSSGTYKARVAKRERKAAKTPGVTLVVFLISWLPYMIDSVFYSFLGSMTPSYVYEIFCWFTYYNSTLNPLIYAVFYPWFRRAIKLILTGEILKDSSSTINLFPKKA from the coding sequence ATTCCAAAAGGGACAACGTCTCCCAGTGTAAACAGCAGCACCTTGAGCAGCAGTACTTCCCCACCTGCCCCCGAGCAGCTCCGCTATGAGAACATGAGTGGATCCTGTGTTAAATCTCCCTACTTGCCTGGACCCAGGATGGTCCTGTACACCGTGTTTGGCTGTGGGGCTGTGCTGGCAGTGTTTGGAAACCTCCCGGTGATGATTTCAGTCCTGTATTTCAAGCAACTGCACTCTTCAACCAATTTTCTCATTACCTCCCTGGAGtgcgctgactttttggttggagTTACCGTGATGCCCTTCAGTATGATCAGGTCAGTGGTGAGCTGCTGGTACTTTGAGGATACTTTTTGTACTTTCTACATGTGCTGTGATGTGGCATTCTGCTACTCTTCTCTTTTCCACTTGTGCTTCATATCCATGGACAGGTACATTGCTGTTACTGACCCTCTGGTCTATCCTACCAAGTTTACGGTGTCTGTGTCAGGAATATGCATTGGCCTCTCCTGGATCCTGCCAATTGTCTACAGCGGAGCCGTATTCTACACAGGTGTGAATGATGATGGGTTGGAGGAACTTGTAAGTGCCTTCAGCTGCATAGGTGGCTGTCAAATCGCTGTAAATCAAGGCTGGGTTTTGGTAGATTTTCTGTTATTCTTCATACCTACTCTTGTTATGATAATTCTTTACAGTAAGATTTTTCTTGTGGCTAGAAAACAGGCTAAAAAGATTGAAAATTGTAATAGCAAAGCAGAGTCTTCATCTGGAACTTACAAAGCCAGAGtggccaagagagagagaaaagcagctAAAACTCCGGGGGTCACATTGGTAGTGTTTTTGATTTCATGGTTACCTTATATGATTGACtcagttttttattcttttttgggcTCTATGACCCCTTCCTATGTCTATGAAATATTTTGCTGGTTCACTTATTATAACTCTACTCTAAATCCTTTGATTTATGCTGTATTTTACCCTTGGTTTAGGAGAGCAATAAAACTTATTTTAACTGGAGAAATATTAAAAGACAGTTCCTCAACCATAAATTTATTTCCTAAAAAAGCCTGA